The genomic segment TTCTCGTCAACAACGCCGGCACGTCCAACGCCGGCGCGTTCGAGTCCGTGACCGACGAGGTGTGGCAGCAGGACCTGGACCTGAAGCTGTTCGGCGCGATCCGGGCGTCGCGCGCGGCGATCCCGCACATGAAGAAGCAGGGCGGCGGCCGCATCATCAATATCACGATGACGGGCGGCAAGCAGCCCGGCGCGAAGTCGGTGCCGACGACGGTCAGCCGCGCGGCCGGCATCGCGCTGACCAAGGCGCTCTCGAAAGACCTGGCGGCAGACAAGATCCTCGTCAACACGGTCTGCGTCGGCCTGATCAAGAGCGGTCAGATGGCGCGCGGCGCGACCCGGCGCGGCGTGCCGGTGGACGAGCACTACGCGCAGTTGGGCAAGAACGTTCCGCTCGGCCGCATTGGCGAGACGGGAGAGGCGGCCAACGTCATCGTCTTCCTCGCCTCAGACGCTGCGTCATACGTGACCGGCGCGAGCGTGAACGTGGACGGCGGCATGTCGGGCGTCGTCTAGACTGGATCAGACCCTTCGGGTCTTTGAGACCCGAAGGGTCTCGTGGTTTTGCGGGGTACTATGAAGAAAGTCGTGCTGTTGTTTGCCGGCCTGGTTGCGTTGCTGCCGGCCGCGGCGCTGGCGCATGGCGGCGGCGAAGATCAATATTACACCGTGCTGGTGCCCGGCGAACTGTCCGGGCTTTTTGCCGTCCTGCTCGCGGCGCTGGTCTTGCTGTTCTTGTGGCGGCGCAATCGCGCGCCGCAGGTCGCCGGCCTCGCACTGGCGATCCTCTCCGGCATGCTGTTGTACCTGTCATTCCCGCCGTTTGATCTCGGTGTGCTGGCCTGGGTCGCGCTCGTGCCGATGATTATCGCGCAGTTCCGCTACGCGCCCGCGCCGGGCGCGCGGCCGTCGCGTGTCAACTGGCCGAACCTGTACCAGGCGTTGATGCTGTTCGTCGTCTATGCGCTGGTGTTCATGCACGTCTTCCCACCGGAACTGCCGACCGGCATCGAGACCATGGTCGGCCTGCCGATCCCGGCGATCGGGTACGTCGTGCCAGCCGTCGCGCTCGTCTGCTATCTGCTGTACCTCGTTGGCCTGCCGGCCGGCTCGTTCGCGCTCCACCGCCGCACGGGGCTGCGCTACTTCATCATCGGCCCGGCGCTGGCGTGGATGGGTCTGGAGCAGTTGCGCGTGCTGGTGCAGTTGGGGCAGGGCTGGGCGCGCCTGCCGGCCACCCAGCACGCGAACATCCCGCTGATTCAACTGTCCACGCTCGGCGGGCAGTGGCTGGTCGGGCTGATCGTCGTCGCCGCCAACTATGCGCTGGCGCTGCTGGTTCTGCGCCGCGTGCGGCTCGACGCCGATCTGGCGCAGGCGGTCGCGCGGCAGACGCGCTGGGCGGTCGCGGCGCTGGCGGTGGCGCTCGCGGGGCATCTGCTCGGCTTGGCACTGATCGGCACGCCGGCGCCGGGGCCGACCGTGCGCGTGGCGGCGATCCAGATGGGCGAGGATCTCGGCGACAGCACTCGCTGGTACAAGTACTGGGGCGAGGCGGTCAACACGTGGGAGTGGCGTCCGCTGAGCGAGGTGGTGCTCGACGACTTCGAGCCGAAGATCCGCGAGGCGGCCGCGCAGGGCGCGAAGGTGATCGCGCTGCCGGAAGCGGCGCTGTGGGTGGACCCGGCGCAGAACCTCTGGCTGGTCAGCCGCGCCACGCGCATCGCCAAAGAGACCGGCGCGTACATCACGTTCACGTTCTACTTGTGGAACGATCCGAACTCGCGCAACGAGGTCTACACGGCGACGCCGCAGGGTGAGTGGCTCGGCCCGTATGCGAAGAACCATCCAATCTGGTACATCGGCGAGTACTCGATCACGGCGGGCCAATACCCGGTCTACCAGACGCCGTTTGGCGGCCTGAGCAACTTCACCTGCTATGACAACGCCTACACTGATGTTGCATCGCGGCTGGCCAGCCTGAACGCCGGGCTGCTGACGTCATCAAACCATGACTGGCCGGAAGGTGCATGGGGCTTCTACACTCAGTCGATCTTCCGCGCGGCGGAAAACCGGGTGGCGATCGTGCGCGCCGACTGGCGCGTCGGCTCGGTCATCATCGACCCGTACGGCCGCGTGGTCGCATCGACGAAATGGGACGAGCGCGAGCAGAAGGTGCTGATCGCCGACGTGCCGCTGGCCGCCCAGCCGGGCACGTTCTACACGCAGACCGGCGACTGGCTGGCCTATCTCGGACTGGCAGCGCTGGTGCTGTCGGTGCTCGGCAGCTTCAGCTGGCCGCGCCGTACGCGTACCGTGCCGCAGCCGGCATAACACAACTGGCACCGCACAAGTCTGCGTGACCCGGGCGGTGCGGGAAACTGTGCTAAGATATTACGCAGCGGGGCACAAGCAGCCACGCGCCCATTTACTTTAGCGACCCGCAAGGAGGGCACCGTGACGACCACTACCCCCACACCGGTGAGCGATGGCGAGCGCATGAAGGCGCTTATCGATAACATCGCCGGTTACATGGAACTGTTCCACGGCGGATCAGTCGAGATTATCTCGTTCGACGGCGAAACGCTCAAGGTGCGGCTCAAGGGCCACTGCATCGGCTGCGCGCTTTCGGATGTGACGCTGCACGGCTGGATCGAGGGCACCGTCAAGCCGTTCTTCCCGAACCTCAAGCGCGTCGAGGCGATTGTCTGACGCGCTCTGACACGATACAGGTATAATCCACACGCCGGCCTCACGGGGCCGGCGTGTGTGCGTTTCGGGGCA from the Chloroflexota bacterium genome contains:
- a CDS encoding SDR family oxidoreductase; translated protein: MELGLKGKVAAITGGSEGIGLVTAIRLAQEGASVAICARRPDVLQAAADEIGKHGNVLAVVADAMKREEIERFVAETVARFGRLDILVNNAGTSNAGAFESVTDEVWQQDLDLKLFGAIRASRAAIPHMKKQGGGRIINITMTGGKQPGAKSVPTTVSRAAGIALTKALSKDLAADKILVNTVCVGLIKSGQMARGATRRGVPVDEHYAQLGKNVPLGRIGETGEAANVIVFLASDAASYVTGASVNVDGGMSGVV
- a CDS encoding NifU family protein; the encoded protein is MTTTTPTPVSDGERMKALIDNIAGYMELFHGGSVEIISFDGETLKVRLKGHCIGCALSDVTLHGWIEGTVKPFFPNLKRVEAIV